A window of Bacteroidota bacterium genomic DNA:
CGTAGAGGTGGTCGACGGGGATGTCCACGAAGCCCTGGATCTGGGCCGCGTGGAGGTCCATCGTGAGGATGCGGTCCACGCCGACCGTCTCCAGCATGTTGCAGCACACCTTTGCGCCGATGGAGACGCGGGGCTGGTCCTTGCGGTCCTGGCGGGCGTAGCCGAAGTACGGGATGACCGCCGTGATGCGGCTCGCCGAGGCCCGCCGCGCGGCGTCGATCATGAAGAGCAGCTCCATCCAGTGGTCGCCAGGTGCGGGGGTGCACTGGATGATGAAGAGGTCCGTGCCGCGGATGGACTCCTCGTAGCGGACGTAGATCTCGCCGTCGGAGAAGTTGCGGAGGCTCACGTGGCCTAGGTCGCGCCCATAGTCTTGGGCGATAGCGCGCGCCAACGCAGGGTTGGAGCGGCCGGCAAAGAGCGAGACGGGCGGGACGGCGTGGGGGAGCATTGCTCGGTGGGAGGTGTGCACGTATGGGTGTGTGAGCGTGGCGACGTGTTGACCGGGAGACAGTCTCACCTTCACACGTTCGGACGTTCTCACTTCCATACTCAACGAGGTTGCCCGACCAGGACTCGAACCTGGAACCCCCACATCCAAAGTGTGGTGCTCTGCCAATTGAGCTATCGGGCAGGCGACGCACGCTCCGGAAACGCCCGTGCCGAGCGCGCATGGATGTAGTGCGTACAGAGTCTCAAAGATAGAACGGGCTCGGCGGCGCGTCAACGCGGGCGCGGGCTCCGGGCCCCCCAAGCAGGTGTCTTGCCCGGCTTTTCACCCACAGGAGACCGTTCGGCTCGGCTCGGCGTAGCTTGACGGTCGGTTTCCCCCGCCTTCCTGCGCTCTTCGTGCTCGCCCCGCTCCTGTCCCAAGCTCCTTACCTCGACCCCGACGAGCAGCACGCCATCGGGGTGCTCGGTGGGCTTGGACCCTACGCGGGCCTCGACCTCGTGCGGACGCTCTTCGACGAAACCGAAGCGCACCGCGATCAGGAGCATCTGCCGGTGACGCTGATCTCCTATCCGGGGCGCATCCCAGACCGCGCGACGTGGATCGCGGACCAGGACGCCCCGAGCCCGGTCCCAGCAATGGTGGAGATCTTACGCCGCCTCGACAACGCGGGCTGCGCCGTGGCAGGCATCCCCTGCAACACTGCCCATGCGCCGGTCCTGTTCGACCATCTCACCGACGCGCTCAGCATCGAGGGACGCAGCCTGAAGCTGCTCCACATCATCGACGCCATCGTGGCGCACGTGACGGAAATAGCCCCGGAGGCCCAGCGGATCGGCGTACTCGCCACCTCGTCGTCGATCCAGAATCGCCTGCACGAGGTCGGCCTCAAAGCTGCAGGCCTCGAAGCCGTCCGACCCGCCCCCACCGTGCAAGAGACGCTCGTCCAGCCGACGATCTACGACGACACGTGGGGGCTGAAGGCGCAGAGCCAGCCGACGGCGCGGGCGCGGCAGAACTTGCTCGACGCCATCGACCACCTGAAGGCCGAGGGCGCCGAGGCAGTCATTCTGGGCTGCACGGAGCTCCCGCTCGCCATTCCCGAGCCTGAGGTGGCAGGCCTGCCGATGGTCAACTCGACGCGGGCGCTGGCGCGGGCGCTCATCCGCGCGACGCACCCCGCGGAGCTACGGCCCGTGAGGGTGGCAGTCTGAAGAGCCGACCGAAGGCGATGACGATCGGACTTGACACCTTGCCCCAGTCGCCGCACCTTCTCGACCCTCGACCCTCGACCCTCGACCCTCGACCCTCGACCCTCGACCCCCGACCCTCGGGCCCGCCGCTGGCATTTTCGCCGCGGCTTCGTACATTCCCCGCGCGTCCTCATCATCCGCCCCTGCGCTGCCTTTGGATCTTCGATACTGACCGCCATTCCGTTCGGCCCTGGGTTTCCACCCCTCTTTGCGCCCATGCTCAAGGAACAGAGTCAGTTTCTCCAACGCAGCCTCTTCGTCGCGGACCTCGCGCTGATCGCCCTCGGGTGGGTGATCGCCTACGCGCTCCGCTTCGGCCTCCTGCATCCGGCCTCGCCCTACGCGCTCGACGGGCTCATCGCGGCGCTGCCTCTTGCCAACGCCGAGGAGATCCCAGGCCTCGCTCTCTACCTCGGCTACCTCCCGGGCGTGCTGGTGATCTGGGGGCTGATGTTCCTCCTCTCCGGGCTCTACCGGACGCGCCGGGCGACGCGCCTTCCGCTGGTCGTCTACGGCGTCGCGCGCGCTGTCGCCCTCGGCATCGTGGCGTCGATCGCGGCGCTGTTCTTCTACCGGGAGTTCTCGTTTTCGCGCATCCACATGGTGCTCTTCGGCGTGACGACGGC
This region includes:
- a CDS encoding amino acid racemase, giving the protein MTVGFPRLPALFVLAPLLSQAPYLDPDEQHAIGVLGGLGPYAGLDLVRTLFDETEAHRDQEHLPVTLISYPGRIPDRATWIADQDAPSPVPAMVEILRRLDNAGCAVAGIPCNTAHAPVLFDHLTDALSIEGRSLKLLHIIDAIVAHVTEIAPEAQRIGVLATSSSIQNRLHEVGLKAAGLEAVRPAPTVQETLVQPTIYDDTWGLKAQSQPTARARQNLLDAIDHLKAEGAEAVILGCTELPLAIPEPEVAGLPMVNSTRALARALIRATHPAELRPVRVAV